The Halobacterium litoreum genome includes a region encoding these proteins:
- a CDS encoding NADH-quinone oxidoreductase subunit D: MPLQRHDERVADAPDSVLDALEPHAVDWDDHENAPAAVVRADDVQDALSALREDAGFDHLACVTAQEYEDRFESIYHLRQYDDPTEEVSVVVPTSRDDPVSESGAPVFSGANWHEREAYDLVGIHYDDHPDHRRILLPETWQGHPLGRDYNQDKPQIVTFEEHANPLEGHQNPDDTDTMLLNIGPHHPATHGVLHLEVVLDGEVVADVDPDIGYIHRCEEQMCQQGTYRYQIMPYPDRWDWSGAGLLNEWAYARVAEDLADIEVPEYAQVLRTMSGELSRILAHLLAVGAYALDIIGDFTATFMYAITDREKVQDLLEDLTGQRLMFNYFRLGGVVWDVPEPRAEFFEDVRDFVDEVPERLHEYRNLLTENEIIQARTVDTGYLDPDVAKDYGVTGPSARGSGVDYDLRRDDPYGYYDELDWSVVTQDEGDNFTRLLVRLQEVAESAKIVEQCVDLLEDWPEEDREIQANVPRTLKPEADTELYRAVESAKGELGIYIRADGTEKPARFKIRGPSFSNLSALHEMTEGGYVPDLIATLGSLDTIMGDVDR, from the coding sequence ATGCCGCTCCAACGCCACGACGAGCGAGTCGCCGACGCGCCGGATTCCGTCCTCGACGCCCTCGAACCGCACGCCGTCGACTGGGACGACCACGAGAACGCGCCCGCCGCTGTCGTCCGCGCCGACGACGTGCAGGACGCCCTCTCCGCGCTCCGCGAGGACGCCGGCTTCGACCACCTCGCCTGCGTCACCGCCCAGGAGTACGAGGACCGCTTCGAGAGCATCTACCACCTCCGGCAGTACGACGACCCGACCGAGGAGGTCAGCGTCGTCGTCCCGACCAGCCGCGATGACCCCGTCTCGGAGAGCGGGGCGCCGGTCTTTTCGGGCGCGAACTGGCACGAGCGCGAGGCCTACGACCTCGTCGGGATTCACTACGACGACCACCCCGACCACCGCCGGATTCTGCTCCCGGAGACGTGGCAGGGCCACCCGCTCGGCCGGGACTACAACCAGGACAAGCCCCAGATTGTCACGTTCGAGGAGCACGCCAACCCCCTCGAAGGCCACCAGAACCCCGACGACACGGACACGATGCTCCTCAACATCGGTCCCCACCACCCCGCCACGCACGGCGTCCTCCACCTCGAAGTCGTGCTGGACGGCGAAGTCGTCGCGGACGTGGACCCCGACATCGGCTACATCCACCGCTGCGAGGAGCAGATGTGCCAGCAGGGCACGTATCGCTACCAGATTATGCCGTACCCCGACCGCTGGGACTGGTCGGGCGCGGGCCTCCTGAACGAGTGGGCGTACGCCCGCGTCGCCGAGGACCTCGCGGACATCGAGGTCCCCGAGTACGCCCAAGTCCTGCGCACGATGAGCGGCGAACTCTCCCGCATCCTCGCGCACCTGCTCGCCGTCGGCGCGTACGCCCTCGACATCATCGGCGACTTCACCGCGACGTTCATGTACGCCATCACCGACCGCGAGAAGGTCCAAGACCTCCTCGAAGACCTCACGGGCCAGCGGCTGATGTTCAACTACTTCCGCCTCGGCGGCGTCGTCTGGGACGTCCCCGAGCCCCGCGCGGAGTTCTTCGAGGACGTCCGTGACTTCGTCGACGAGGTGCCCGAGCGCCTCCACGAGTACCGGAACCTCCTCACGGAGAACGAAATCATCCAGGCGCGCACCGTCGACACCGGCTACCTCGACCCCGACGTCGCCAAGGACTACGGCGTTACCGGCCCATCGGCCCGCGGGTCGGGCGTAGATTACGACCTGCGCCGCGACGACCCCTACGGCTACTACGACGAACTCGACTGGAGCGTCGTCACTCAGGACGAGGGCGACAACTTCACGCGCCTGCTCGTCCGCCTCCAGGAGGTCGCGGAATCCGCGAAAATCGTCGAGCAGTGCGTCGACCTGCTCGAGGACTGGCCCGAAGAGGACCGCGAGATTCAGGCCAACGTCCCCCGCACCCTCAAGCCCGAGGCCGACACCGAACTCTACCGCGCCGTCGAGTCCGCGAAGGGCGAACTCGGCATCTACATCCGCGCCGACGGCACCGAGAAGCCGGCGCGGTTCAAGATTCGCGGCCCGTCGTTCTCGAACCTCTCGGCGCTCCACGAGATGACCGAGGGCGGCTACGTCCCCGACCTCATCGCCACGCTCGGCAGCCTCGACACCATCATGGGCGACGTCGACCGGTAG
- a CDS encoding helix-turn-helix domain-containing protein: MKHVRVTVAFPPAYRHPMHQFAVERDDVSDYRIVEWYPVGDGSTTLLLQFSGDADAYRERIATVDSVEAHHVADGPGDSVFVYAKDTQADASGQAATDFFVPGIAVVPPVAFNDDGTVTAALVGPGEDVQAGLSALPDEMDVTVESVTAYRGHATGLGASLTDAQLEAVAAAVECGYYEPTRSGSVAEVGEKLGCSGSAAAERLRRAEAGVMAAVAERAGGVSD, translated from the coding sequence ATGAAACACGTCCGCGTGACCGTGGCGTTCCCGCCGGCCTACCGCCACCCGATGCACCAGTTCGCGGTGGAGCGCGACGACGTCTCGGACTACCGCATCGTGGAGTGGTATCCGGTGGGGGACGGCTCGACGACGCTCCTCCTCCAGTTCTCGGGGGACGCCGACGCCTACCGGGAGCGCATCGCGACCGTCGACTCGGTGGAGGCCCACCACGTCGCCGACGGCCCCGGCGACTCGGTGTTCGTGTACGCGAAGGACACGCAGGCCGACGCGAGCGGGCAGGCGGCGACGGACTTCTTCGTGCCCGGCATCGCGGTGGTCCCGCCCGTGGCGTTCAACGACGACGGCACGGTGACAGCCGCGCTCGTCGGCCCCGGGGAGGACGTGCAGGCGGGGCTCTCCGCGCTCCCCGACGAGATGGACGTGACCGTCGAGTCGGTGACGGCGTACCGCGGTCACGCCACCGGCCTGGGCGCGTCGCTGACGGACGCCCAACTGGAGGCCGTCGCCGCCGCCGTCGAGTGTGGCTACTACGAACCGACGCGCTCGGGGAGCGTGGCCGAGGTCGGCGAGAAACTGGGGTGTTCGGGGAGCGCGGCGGCCGAGCGACTGCGGCGCGCGGAAGCCGGCGTGATGGCGGCCGTCGCGGAGCGCGCGGGCGGCGTCAGTGACTGA
- a CDS encoding trans-sulfuration enzyme family protein, with translation MDDRRLETLAVGHGEDPGETHRGDVVSPIHLASTFALPGLDPEMSLEDVDPAEGDFLYSRLNNPTRFALERRLAALEGGDHGFAFGSGTAAIATVAMASVEPGDHVVAFDDLYAGTRRMFETLFRDRLDVDVSFVDATDPDNVADAVRPETTLVWMETPTNPLIKLCDVAAIADIADDADARLGVDNTFLSPYFQNPLELGADVVAHSTTKYLNGHSDSVGGALVTDDDELAEELQFLQQVGLGNVLAPFDAYLVLRGTKTLASRMRDHEANALAIAEYLEDHDLVEAVHYPGLESHPQHELAREQTSGYGGILSFELAGEFDDAKRFLEALEEFALAVSVGGVESLVELPAGMTHEPIPKAEREAHGITDTLVRMSVGIEHPEDLVEDLERGFAAMRGQSVSH, from the coding sequence ATGGACGACCGCCGACTGGAGACGCTCGCCGTCGGCCACGGCGAAGACCCCGGAGAAACGCATCGCGGCGACGTGGTATCGCCGATTCACCTCGCGTCGACGTTCGCACTTCCCGGCCTCGACCCGGAGATGAGCCTGGAGGACGTCGACCCCGCTGAAGGCGACTTCCTCTACTCTCGTCTAAACAATCCGACACGCTTCGCGCTGGAACGACGCCTCGCCGCACTGGAGGGCGGCGACCACGGCTTCGCGTTCGGGTCGGGCACCGCCGCCATCGCAACCGTCGCGATGGCCTCCGTCGAACCCGGCGACCACGTCGTCGCGTTCGACGACCTCTACGCCGGCACGCGCCGGATGTTCGAGACGCTGTTCCGCGACCGCCTCGACGTCGACGTCTCGTTCGTGGACGCCACCGACCCGGACAACGTCGCCGACGCGGTGCGCCCGGAGACCACGCTCGTCTGGATGGAGACGCCGACGAACCCCCTCATCAAGCTCTGTGACGTCGCCGCCATCGCGGACATCGCCGACGACGCGGACGCCCGCCTCGGCGTCGACAACACCTTCCTCAGCCCGTACTTCCAGAACCCCCTCGAGCTCGGCGCCGACGTGGTCGCCCACTCCACCACGAAGTACCTCAACGGCCACAGCGACTCGGTTGGCGGCGCGCTCGTCACGGACGACGACGAACTCGCCGAGGAACTCCAGTTCCTCCAGCAGGTCGGCCTCGGGAACGTGCTCGCCCCCTTCGACGCCTACCTCGTCCTCCGGGGCACGAAGACGCTCGCCTCGCGGATGCGCGACCACGAGGCGAACGCGCTCGCCATCGCCGAGTACCTCGAAGACCACGACCTCGTGGAGGCGGTCCACTACCCCGGACTGGAGTCCCACCCCCAGCACGAACTCGCACGGGAGCAGACGTCGGGCTACGGCGGCATCCTCTCCTTCGAACTCGCGGGCGAGTTCGACGACGCCAAGCGCTTCCTCGAGGCCCTAGAGGAGTTCGCGCTCGCGGTGAGCGTCGGCGGCGTCGAGAGCCTCGTGGAACTCCCCGCTGGGATGACTCACGAGCCGATTCCGAAGGCGGAACGCGAGGCCCACGGCATCACGGACACGCTGGTTCGGATGTCCGTCGGCATCGAACACCCCGAGGACCTCGTCGAGGACCTCGAACGCGGCTTCGCGGCGATGCGCGGCCAGTCGGTCAGTCACTGA
- a CDS encoding CBS domain-containing protein, with the protein MDDIFVGQLMSDDVYTATKDTLVEDAAETMLSEGIGSLVVVDDDGHLEGILTTTDFVDIVAKSKPKAQTTVERYMTTDVITAGAQDSIRDVADAMIEHGFHHMPVVDDDTVIGVVTTKDLTSYISTVQTPSPA; encoded by the coding sequence ATGGACGATATTTTCGTCGGCCAACTGATGTCGGACGACGTCTACACCGCCACGAAGGACACCCTCGTCGAGGACGCCGCCGAGACGATGCTCAGCGAGGGCATCGGCTCCCTCGTCGTCGTGGACGACGACGGCCACCTCGAAGGCATCCTCACCACCACCGACTTCGTCGACATCGTCGCGAAGAGCAAGCCGAAGGCACAGACGACGGTCGAACGCTACATGACCACGGACGTCATCACCGCCGGCGCGCAGGACTCCATCCGCGACGTGGCGGACGCCATGATAGAACACGGCTTCCACCACATGCCGGTCGTGGACGACGACACCGTCATCGGCGTCGTCACCACGAAAGACCTCACCTCCTACATCTCCACGGTCCAGACGCCGAGTCCGGCCTAA
- a CDS encoding lysylphosphatidylglycerol synthase transmembrane domain-containing protein, whose amino-acid sequence MFWFIGVQDILDALSRADLSLVGVVAALMLGWIVVQGLALWVVWQSLDIRVSSWAAVLVFAGAAFANNITPFGQAGGEPVAALLTTDVSDADYETALAAIAGADALNFVPSTSLALVGSATYAVLSAVSPRLRSVVGVVAVFGVTISVLALAIWYKRSAVKATVVRLATPPLRAGAKFLPRIPVPSPERIEQGFQQFFASIERIATDRRNLAAALALSTLGLALQATAMWMTFQALGSAIPFYVPFFVIPVGTMAAVGPTPGGLGSIESVHVLLLTSMTGAALPTVAAAVVIHSIGGFWLTMTVGGGSMAVLRASAR is encoded by the coding sequence ATGTTCTGGTTCATCGGCGTGCAGGACATCCTCGACGCGCTCTCGCGCGCGGACCTCTCGCTGGTGGGCGTCGTCGCCGCGCTCATGCTCGGGTGGATTGTCGTGCAGGGACTCGCGCTCTGGGTGGTGTGGCAGAGCCTCGACATCCGCGTGTCGAGTTGGGCGGCCGTCCTCGTGTTCGCGGGCGCCGCGTTCGCGAACAACATCACGCCGTTCGGACAGGCGGGCGGCGAACCGGTCGCCGCGCTCCTCACCACGGACGTCTCGGACGCCGACTACGAGACCGCGCTCGCCGCCATCGCCGGCGCGGACGCGCTGAACTTCGTGCCGTCCACGAGCCTCGCGCTCGTCGGGAGCGCGACGTACGCCGTCCTCAGCGCCGTCAGTCCGCGCCTCCGCTCGGTCGTCGGCGTGGTCGCCGTCTTCGGCGTCACCATCTCGGTCCTCGCGCTCGCGATATGGTACAAGCGGAGCGCGGTGAAAGCGACCGTCGTCCGCCTCGCGACGCCGCCGCTGCGCGCCGGCGCGAAGTTCCTCCCGCGCATCCCCGTCCCGTCCCCGGAACGCATCGAACAGGGGTTCCAGCAGTTCTTCGCGTCCATCGAACGCATCGCGACCGACCGGCGCAACCTCGCCGCCGCGCTCGCGCTGTCGACGCTCGGCCTCGCGCTGCAGGCGACCGCGATGTGGATGACGTTCCAGGCGCTCGGCTCCGCGATTCCCTTCTACGTCCCCTTCTTCGTCATCCCGGTCGGCACGATGGCGGCGGTCGGCCCGACGCCCGGCGGCCTCGGCAGCATCGAGTCGGTTCACGTCCTCCTCCTCACGTCGATGACCGGCGCCGCGCTCCCGACGGTGGCCGCGGCCGTCGTCATCCACAGCATCGGCGGGTTCTGGCTGACGATGACCGTCGGCGGCGGGTCGATGGCCGTCCTCCGGGCGAGCGCGCGCTGA
- a CDS encoding class I SAM-dependent DNA methyltransferase — translation MAGVAYYEDDDVVEQYAAYADDGLTDAERDVVDRFFAERRGRVLDVGCGTGRTTGPLADRGFDVVGVDASAPLLDVARDSHPGVPFERGDATDLDFAEESFRCVLFAGLGIDDVRPAARRLRAILEAHRVLEPGGVFAFDANNLANRFLFDPLSPDGWREMARFVARNRRRGTLTSRYASVAFAHGVDVTHAITPCAQQRQLRDAVFDVAAVVKSVADRRPVHLDPRPYYVARKPDVEARP, via the coding sequence ATGGCGGGGGTGGCATACTACGAGGACGACGACGTCGTCGAACAGTACGCGGCGTACGCCGACGACGGTCTCACGGACGCGGAACGCGACGTCGTCGACCGGTTCTTCGCCGAGCGACGCGGGCGCGTCCTCGACGTGGGGTGTGGCACCGGCCGCACCACCGGTCCGCTCGCCGACCGCGGATTCGACGTCGTCGGCGTCGACGCCAGCGCCCCGTTGCTCGACGTGGCGCGCGACAGCCACCCCGGCGTCCCCTTCGAGCGCGGGGACGCAACTGACCTCGACTTCGCCGAGGAGTCGTTCCGGTGCGTGCTGTTCGCGGGCCTCGGCATCGACGACGTCCGGCCGGCAGCCCGGCGCCTCCGAGCGATTCTCGAAGCCCACCGCGTCCTCGAACCCGGCGGCGTGTTCGCGTTCGACGCGAACAACCTCGCGAACCGCTTTCTCTTCGACCCGCTGTCACCGGACGGCTGGCGCGAGATGGCGCGGTTCGTCGCGCGGAACCGCCGGCGCGGGACGCTGACCTCGCGGTACGCGAGCGTGGCGTTCGCACACGGCGTCGACGTCACGCACGCCATCACACCGTGCGCCCAGCAGCGACAACTGCGGGACGCCGTCTTCGACGTGGCCGCGGTCGTGAAGTCCGTCGCCGACCGCCGTCCCGTCCACCTCGACCCGCGGCCGTACTACGTCGCTCGGAAGCCCGACGTCGAAGCGCGCCCGTGA
- a CDS encoding DsrE family protein: MTSSGGIVVHVTTGEASEWQMAVRNLVNLVREESVSMPPERVKVVVNGPAVRFLLASSAESEKVAQMLRAGVTIGACANSLERFEYAREDLVDGVALVNSGVAEVVRAQQDGRNYLRLP; encoded by the coding sequence ATGACCAGTTCGGGAGGTATCGTGGTTCACGTCACGACCGGGGAGGCGAGCGAGTGGCAGATGGCGGTGCGGAATCTCGTGAATCTGGTCCGAGAGGAGTCGGTGTCGATGCCGCCGGAGCGAGTGAAGGTGGTGGTGAACGGGCCGGCCGTGCGATTCCTGCTGGCGTCGTCAGCGGAGTCCGAGAAGGTGGCACAGATGCTGCGTGCGGGCGTGACAATCGGCGCGTGCGCGAACTCCCTGGAGCGATTCGAGTACGCTCGCGAGGACCTCGTGGACGGGGTGGCGCTGGTGAACTCCGGGGTGGCCGAGGTGGTGCGCGCCCAGCAGGATGGCCGCAACTACTTGCGGCTCCCCTGA
- a CDS encoding AAA family ATPase: protein MTYDGPNVFRAPYGNDAAYENFQRTVIDGIPGETVAAHSSFGSGKDNVRMWGTKETVSGSWSSVEEGDFLFFYRDGSYTHAAEVIETEQNEALGRDIWPNHEEDAPWLCVIYLDEPVEIDVDSSEIHELAGYDIDYPMGFSPLNEMGVGGIRGRYGSVADLVYGGEEHSVEESGRSRAADIELDTQPDVALPNSILDGLYFPESGDTTKTDLLDQAESALNAGKNVIFTGPPGTGKTEIAQRIAQYLAESYPEVYTGWSTTTATADWSTFDTVGGYMPEVDGGDELSFRPGQVLRCFKRQEEQRNDVLVIDEINRSDIDKSFGQLFTMLSGQSIQLPFTRDGKSVEVTPASEGGTWPLQTHQYVVPSSWRLLATMNSYDKTSLYEMSYAFMRRFAFIHVDAPTVPEKDRERRALLEKYQNVWGLETSPDTLDAAGDVWYVTNSSVDHRKVGPAIVKDLLSHVSNSSANLDQAITRAVASYVFPQLEGVRGREQIASEIAAIPSIETHRLRQFADDMLRVDLDE from the coding sequence ATGACGTACGACGGCCCCAACGTCTTCAGAGCACCGTACGGGAACGACGCTGCGTACGAAAACTTTCAGCGAACAGTCATCGATGGCATCCCCGGTGAGACGGTCGCCGCGCACTCCTCATTCGGATCTGGGAAGGACAACGTTCGAATGTGGGGAACGAAAGAGACGGTATCGGGTTCCTGGTCGAGTGTCGAGGAGGGTGACTTCCTGTTTTTCTACCGTGACGGATCGTACACCCACGCTGCCGAAGTCATAGAGACAGAGCAAAACGAGGCTCTCGGCCGAGACATTTGGCCGAACCACGAGGAGGACGCACCGTGGCTGTGCGTGATTTATCTCGACGAACCAGTGGAGATTGATGTTGATTCGAGTGAGATCCACGAACTCGCTGGCTACGACATCGACTACCCGATGGGCTTCTCTCCACTCAACGAGATGGGCGTCGGTGGGATTCGTGGTCGGTACGGTTCAGTCGCAGATCTGGTGTACGGTGGAGAAGAACATAGTGTAGAGGAATCTGGCCGGAGTCGTGCCGCCGATATCGAACTCGACACACAGCCAGATGTCGCCCTCCCGAATTCAATACTCGATGGGCTCTACTTCCCGGAATCAGGAGACACTACGAAAACAGACCTGCTTGATCAGGCAGAATCGGCTCTGAACGCCGGGAAGAACGTAATCTTCACCGGCCCACCAGGGACCGGGAAGACCGAAATCGCACAGCGAATCGCTCAGTATCTGGCCGAGTCGTATCCCGAGGTGTACACTGGCTGGAGTACGACAACTGCTACGGCTGACTGGTCGACGTTCGACACCGTCGGTGGATATATGCCTGAAGTAGACGGTGGAGACGAACTCAGCTTCCGGCCTGGGCAGGTCCTCCGTTGCTTCAAACGACAGGAAGAGCAGCGGAACGACGTGCTCGTCATCGACGAAATAAACCGGTCTGATATCGACAAGTCGTTCGGACAACTGTTCACGATGTTGTCTGGTCAATCGATCCAGTTGCCGTTCACTCGCGATGGCAAGTCAGTCGAAGTCACACCTGCGAGCGAGGGTGGGACTTGGCCACTCCAGACACACCAGTACGTCGTACCTTCGTCTTGGCGTCTGCTGGCGACGATGAACAGTTACGACAAGACGTCACTCTACGAGATGTCTTACGCCTTCATGCGGCGATTCGCGTTCATCCACGTCGATGCACCTACTGTCCCAGAAAAGGACCGCGAACGTCGAGCGCTACTCGAAAAGTACCAGAATGTGTGGGGCTTAGAGACCAGTCCAGATACGCTGGACGCTGCCGGAGATGTCTGGTACGTGACGAACAGTTCTGTCGACCATCGGAAAGTCGGCCCGGCAATCGTCAAGGACTTACTTTCACACGTTTCGAACAGCAGCGCTAACCTCGACCAGGCAATCACGCGAGCAGTAGCCAGTTACGTCTTCCCTCAGTTAGAGGGTGTTCGTGGAAGGGAACAGATTGCTTCTGAAATCGCGGCAATCCCGTCGATAGAAACCCACCGACTCCGACAGTTTGCGGACGATATGCTTCGAGTGGACCTCGATGAATAG